The Pithys albifrons albifrons isolate INPA30051 chromosome 5, PitAlb_v1, whole genome shotgun sequence genomic interval CAAGGTTTTCTTCACAGGAAAGGTGATTAGacattgaaatgggctgcccagaagGGTGGTGTAATCACTGCTCCTGGATGTGTTTAaggagactggatgtggcacctaATTCCAAGTTCTAGTTTACATAGTGGTGTACGGTCAtaattggacttgatgatctaggaggtcttttacaacctaattgattctgtggtATTTCACTTAGGTATTACTGATCAACATGGACCTGCACAACACTGGAGCACAGGTGTGCACCAGGCAACATCCAAGGCCCAAATACACTCTCTAAGAGCAGATATAATCGAAAGGCCATGAAAAGTTACCAGCCAGGTTCCAAAAAGCAAATAGCAACGTTCACAGCTGCCACTCCTTTTGGAATGGAGCGGGAACTCGGGACGAAGAGCGGGGGCCGCGGGGGCGAGAGGagcgggggcgggaggagcggGGGCGACTGCGGGGGCTGTGCGGGGGCGGTAGGAGCGGGTGCAGGTGCGGGGGCGGCTGCGGGGGCTGTGCGGGGGCGGTAGGAGCGGGTGCGGGGGCGGCTGCGGGGGCTGTGCGGGGGCGGCTGGGGCGGGAGTGGCTGCGGAGGCTGtgcgggggcgggaggagcggGTGCAGGTGCGGGGGCGGCTGCGGAGGCTGTGCGGGGGCGGCTGGGGCGGGAGGAGCGGGGGCGGCTGCGGAGGCTGtgcgggggcgggaggagcggGTGCAGGTGCGGGGGCGGCTGCGGAGGCTGTGCGGGGGCGGCTGGGGCGGGAGGAGCGGGGGCGGCTGGGGCGGGAGGAGCGGGGGCGGCTGCGGAGGCTGTGCGGGGGCGGCTGGGGCGGGAGGAGCGGGTGCAGGTGCGGGGGCGGCTGCGGGGGCGGTTCCTGCGGGCGGGGCGGGTTCAGCGCGCACCGCCCCAACGGCTCCGGCGGCCGCAGCGCACGCGCCGCCCGTGCCCCCCCACCCAACCGTCGCAGCCTTTAAAGGAGCGCCGCGTGCCGGGCACACTTGCCTCGCCGCGATTGGCTGGCGTCGCCTGTCAATTGCGCCCATGCCCGCCCCCCGCGCCTGCTGATTGGCTGATCGGGCCCGAGCGAGGGAAAGCTGCGGGCGCTGTCCGGGTGCATGAGGCGCTGGGTGCGGGGGCTGCCGGCGCCGCCCGGGGAAAGGGAGGAGGCGGTTCCTTAAGTGTTTCCGCCGTCCTGAGCGGCCCTGTGTGGCGTACAGCTCCTGACTGGACGATAAAGAGTTATGCCGTGGCCTCGTCTCCCTGGGGATAGCGGTGGGTTCGGGTCCTTGCCGTGCTGTGGGGAAGGACGGAGGCAGCGCGGTGAGGGAGGAGGGGCCTTGACGTGCGAGTCGGCGGCGGGAGCGCTGGGTGATTCCGGAGTTGTCGGgtttcttctcttccctcacTGCCCCACATGCGTGGCATTCGTGCCCTGGGCCCCGCCCGAGGTCGGCTCGTTTCCTCCATGGGCCTCCTGGCCCCTGTGGGCATCAGCCTCCATGATTCCAGTCTGGTGTTCCCCTGCTGTGCTTATGGATAACGACGTTCTTGTCCAGGTGTTCGAACTCACCGAGACAAAGGGAATATCAATTTGCCCCTCTCTTGCTCCAGCTCCATTATTATTTCCATACCTTCTTAGGCCTGAAGCTCCTGAAAGATTTCCTAATTATGGAATCCCTGTGTAGCTGGTAGGCTGTGACAAAAGTCTAATTCACTTATTGAAAGGAGATGGGACATTTCTAGCAGCAGATAAGACTCATTACTGTTGTTTCCTGCTGGTGATATTTTTTGTACTCTACCCTGCTTTCTTTTGGAATCTCATTTTGGTGGAGGCAGGACTTGTTcgtggtttggattttttaatgtcTGGTGACAGATGTCATAAACTTCTCCAGAGTGGTTGTTTGCATATAGTCCTGCCCCAAAATGAATGCCAGCTTTatagaaaagacaaaatagatATATTTCCACCAAAAGTCTTTTTGTCTAATAATGGGAAAAATCACAGTTCTGTTTATTGTCATTCTAATTAATGTATTTGTGGAATCTGCTGTAATGTCATATGAAGGTTGTTGTGGAAAGAACACACTGGAGAACGGTTATTACTTTGACTTAAGCACATTTGAATGGCCAAGCTGGAGAGCAAGAGAGGGGAAGGCCACCTGTGGGCAGTGATATCATTGCATAACATGCATAAATGGGGCAGGGGAACAGTTCATCACTCTGTAAATCTAGTgtatagtattttaaaaacttaaattCATGCAAAATCATTTTAATTTGAGATACAGGGGTAGTTTTCAGTGAAATGTGTAGGTGAAGGATAAGAGAAATAGGAACCATGGACGTGGTTAATGTTTTGTGTCTGGAGGCAAAAGCTGGCTTAGGGTGACCAGCAATCATTCAGCTACCTTTAATATGTGTAAAGATGGGTGGGATAACATTTGGTATATTAGCTACTAATACTTATTTTCAGTGGTttatttggctttatttttactAGTTCTTGTTTCTGCTAGTGGTAGGGAGTTCAATACCTatcaagtaaaataaataatctgtGTAGATAGTTTGGTTCATTTGGATAATTGAGCTCAAACTAGTAAGTTATTACAAAAGCACCAGAAGTGACAAGCTGAAAAGAAGGTGGCTTCAGCTTCAGATTGTAGAAAAAGGATGCAGGTGTAAACTGGTTTTGAATCCCCCTTTCTCTGGGCAGTGTTGTGTTCAGTGCAACAAGTTTGATTttactgctgtgctggagatAATTGGTTTCTTTGGAAGTTGAGTAGTGGAAGTCTAATAAAGGGACAGACATGTGAATGCTTATGCAATCTTTACTCTCTTTGATTTAGTTTTCTTTATTATCTGCTTTCAAGATACTTTTAGAAACCCTCATTGCTCAGCAAATAATAGTGTGTTGGCAAGAAACATTTGTGTTTAAATGATTTTAAATGTAGTTCTTTGGAACACAGAAACTGCTCATGTCTCAGGACATTATTTGTTGGAGGCTGAACCTGAAGACAGAACAAGCTGAAAATATAAGGGACATTGAAGAACAAACAGTTGAACCTTATAATTCTGGTGATGAGTTTTTAAGGCAGCATTTCTTTTGGAGAAGGAGCAGCGTGATAGTTGGACAAAGGATTGAAGTGTTGGAGAAGGTTGCTTGTCTAAGTATCGTGGAGCTTAAGGCAGAAAATCTTgggaaaataatatataaattggggaaggaaaaagaggcagtgaaaaaaaaatctgacttgaaagttgtttttttttaggtgCTTGACTAGTAAAATTGGTAATTACCAAATGGTGTGATTGTTTCCCATCACCTGGATGACAGAAACCTAAAGCTGTTGTGTGAGGTCTTGGCATGCCAGAGAAATAGTGGATAGAGCAGCAGCAACCATATTGATAAACTTGAttagtttttttaaattgtgaaaaTGGATAAAGCCATGAAAAAATAGGGATCCCAGAGGTGGGATTGTTCCAAATCCTTGATTTTGCCAGAGAGTTTGACCTAATTTTATATTGGTATTAATTACTTTTGCTCATTAACTCTTTGAGTTTTTATATTAATAGGGCATGTATTTAGTGTGTTTCTTCAATATTTCTTAAAAGAGAGTTTTGAAATAAtagatatttttatgaaatgtattaaaaagaaaatggaactTGTCACTTCAAGTAGCCTATCTCTTATAAAGCTGCACTATGTGGTTTAAGAAAGAATTCATTCTTCTACTTGAATGGCAGCATTCTTAAAAAGTTGCTATGATACATATATTGTGATAGCTGTATTACCATTTGTAAGAGTTTGAAAATAGAATTTATAGATGTTGGTTAAAGTTCAAGACTGTCACAGCTACAGAACAGTCTGAAAGCAAATACCCAAGATTATGGTGGTAGGATGTAGGATTGAAGCATTATGCTAAACAAAGTAACAGTAATTAAGCAAATTAGCCTCGGTTGTTCTGTGTTTTAGTAGCTTCTGTGTGCATTTACCAATTCAGCATTAGCTGAAATGGAATATCTGGCATGTTCTGTTGAAGCTGTTGCAGAGATGGAGGAGGACAATAAACCTGCAGCCAATGGGTGTGGCACAATGCGAAGTGGTGCCCAGAATGGGGCTGCGTTACTTGCCCTGATGGAGAAGACGGGATACAGCATGGTTCAACAGAATGGGCAAAGGAAATTTGGTGGTCCTCCACCAGGTAAGCATTTCTTTTGAGATTATGAAGTTTCCTTTCTATTAGGGGAGCTGTACTGAATCGGACTGAAAATTTGTGTAACCTCATGTTGTGTATCTTGACACAGTGACCAGTAGTAGAAGCTGAAGAAAACGGTGCAACACAACAGGTACAGGGTCCTCATGTGCTTTACAGTTTGCAGCAGTTTAAAATCTCTTGAGCTAGACCATGTTGAATGTTTGTTCTTGGTAGATTTAAAAAGTCACAGCTTTAAAAGCAGCTCAAGTTGACAAGAAGCAGAACAAATGTGGAGCTGAAGATGCTGAGCATGTTCCATGTGATTGAGCACATGCTTGAAAATGTTTAGTGgcacagaagggaaaaacaagcTGGTGTTGGAAGCATAACCTGGTTTATGTCTTGTCTTACCCCTTACCAATGGCATTGGCCAAAgcacttttgttttttttagaaaacatcTGTTCCCTGAAAGAACACCAGTGAAGATAATCtaacttgttttgttttcacagttgGTGGTGAAGCATTTCTTctattttgaataatttttgcAGTGTCCACGTTGACATCAGCAATGTACAAGGATTTCGCTATTGCTGTTGATCCTGACTGTATGACATGGAATACAGTGACTGTTCATTTTGAATCAAATTATGTACTTCAGCAGAAAGAAGGAAGATTCTTTGTGCTGCTCTTTCAGTTCATTCTTACTTGTGGCCTATGAACCCATGTCTTTATAAGTCATGCTCATAAGCATGAACTGTGTTATTCATTGTTCTGTGTAGTTTAAGATATGGTTGcatcaaaattatttctgtctggAAGTTTTTCCTGCCTAAAATTTTTGTATATACTGTTCCTTAGCCTGTGTAAAATAGCCAAAGGAACCCCTGTGAAACTATTTTGAAAATGGGATGGGAAAAAGAACAGCAGGGCATCACTGGCTGCTTCCTGAGGCTTCAGCCTGTTCTTAAATAATTTATACAATTGTTACATTGTAATTATGATTTTTAATTAGAACATTAGATAATATTAGATGTATTTGTTTAGTGAAGCTACTTTTGTTAATCTGTTAATCTTTTCTGAAACTAGATATGTTTGACAAGGTACGTCTTCAATAAATCTGTTCATAGATGTTAGTTATGTATCTCTCCTTAAAATCATGTATTTTCATACTTGTTTAGGCTGGAAATTGCCCCGAATTAATGTAACTGAGTCTAACCCAGATGAGACTTGAATGTTTGAGACAGCTTGTAAGGAACTACAATAATTTTGTAAATTAGGATTTTCACTATGAATTTTGCTTGTTTAAGATGTGGTTCCTACAGCTTGTGTTGCTGCCAAAGGGTAAGTCTCAGAGTCAGTTCTGTTTTCAGCAAATAGTGCTGAAAATTATCCTAAAAAATTAAAGGTTTTATTCcacctggcagcagcacagttcATGTTCAGTTTATGCTGCTTGTGGAAAATGTATCTGTagtgtatttaaaagaaaaaagagtgaaaagtgatttttcactgttttcttaaGGTCGACTGCTTAGATGGCTGCAGACATAATGATGCCATTAGGTGTGTAAACCATGGGAATTACATGGAAGTTTAAGATGGCATGGATATCACCAACAGTGGGAGGGTTGTAACTGTAGTGTTGGTTGAAATTTGGTTACTTGAACTGCTGCAAAAATAGGAGTCTTGTATTCTGTCATGGAGTGATGAATCAGGTGCCCAGTCAAGGAAACTCTCCAGTCAACTACTTGAAAATTGCTTTTGGTTCACTTTCCATGTTTGCTCTGCTCAATACATGTCACTCATTGGCAAATGAGGCACAGACCAGTTCTTGAAGTCAGGAGTCGTAGCTTGCTTCCCCTTGGCTGCAGTGCTAAGTTAGGATGCAGCTTTAAAATTAGAAGGGGGGCTTTTTGTGTAGTAGGTGGATTTTACTGACTGCCGCCAAGCTGAGAATGATGGTAAAAGCTTGTCTGGTTAATGAATGAAGAttgtaatttaatttccttaCTTGCCTATGCAATCAAGCGtagcttttcctctcttttttcctgACTGAGGTGTGGAGTTGCTTTTGTGTTTGGAGCTCCTAAACGGTGTGCAGTTGGTTTAGGCTTTTTTTGTGGGAATGATGGCAGCATAGCCTGCAAATGGTGTTAGTTACTGTGTCTGATCAGACCTCAGCTGAAGTGGTTATAAATGTTTATAAAACTGAAAGTGATAGAGATGTTGAATGCTTTGTGGAACAGAGATGAGCATTTTCCTGGGTAAGTCATGGCAGTGGGGCTCCAAATACCTGACAATCCTAATGCCTCAGTAGCTTCCCTGTGTAGTTCTTAGTGCACAGTGTATGTAAAATTTATACATGCAAAATTTTTCTGTGAGAAGGCAAAAAATTCCcaattctgtttaattttttttccacaagtaAATTAGAGGCTCTTTGACAATACttaaatgaaggaaaaagtgTTAATTACAAAATCATCTAAATACAGTGTATTCTGAATTTCAAGCCAAAGTAAGTTATTTAATTACCTTCTTGTTTTAACTTGTCagcagtaattatttttttcaccttgCCTCCTTATGCTTTGCCTTTCCTTACTAGTACTTAGTAAATTTTGtgtcacttttttttctacCGTCTTTGTACTCCTTGCTTTTTCTCCTGCAGAAAGCCTTTCCTGTCAAAACCTTTAGAAAAAGCTCTTAGTCATGATTTGTCTGCCTTCGAACCTTCCACCTGATTTGTCCAATTTAAAAGGAGaagcaaaatcaaacaaactttttaaagattattttttcattattttgggaAAATGGAGTGCTGTTATTTTGCAGGCCATAGctccatatttttaaatgcacaaaTGTGTTTTTGCATTATCTGTTGAACACACATTTCAGCACATGTGACAGAGATGTGAAAGAATGTATGAATGTCCCTGGCTTAAACTTTCAGATGTCAGCCAGAGACTGACTTGTTCTgtgaaattttttatttatttccttttttcctactATCCAAACCAGCCTGTGAAAACTGTGATCTGTTTTTAGAGGGTAAGTATTcattctttttgccttttgagGAAAGGATGACTCCATATCCTACCTTTGTGACGAAGGTGgaagcaaaatgtttatttttttgaaggACAATCAGTGCTGCATTTGGGACCCTGACcaaaatttctaaaaataaaggcaagaaGTGCAGAGAAACATTGTGCAACTCAAATGTTGTAATAGAAAATAGAGCTGATGTTCTTTCTCAGTTGTCTCTGTTGGTTTTGTTAATTACTGACAAAATTGTAAGAGACAAAAAATGATAGAAGGGTAGACTCTTAGCAAACTTGTTGGTGCTTTAAATAATGTCAGGCTCACTGTGTTGTCATACAGacttcactggaaaaaaaaaaacaacccaaagaTGGGATTAAAAGAAATACGAATTGTGGGCTTCTggccttttttatttaaacataacaaaaataagaaataatggATGAAAACGTGCTAGTTTTCAGTTGAGACTGAAAATAACTAACTCCCACCTTCAAACTGGGTGTGGAGGAAGTGTGCCTGTTTGGCATGTGTGCTAAGATTGCTGTTGGACAATTTGTTTTAAGGTTGGAAAGGTCCTCCACCCCCTCGTGGATGTGAAGTTTTTGTGGGTAAGATTCCTCGTGATATGTATGAAGATGAACTAGTTCCTGTCTTCGAGAGAGCTGGGAAGATCTATGAGCTCAGGCTGATGATGGAATTCAGTGGGGAAAATCGAGGCTATGCTTTTGTGATGTACACAACTAAAGAGGAAGCCCAGCTGGCCATCAAGATTCTTAATAATTACGAAATTCGTCCAGGAAAGTTTATTGGTGTCTGCGTAAGCTTGGACAACTGCAGACTATTTATTGGAGCAATTCCTAAAgataagaagaaagaagaaatactgaatgaaatgaaaaaagttaCAGAAGGAGTGGTGGATGTCATTGTTTATCCAAATGCCACAGACAAAACTAAAAATCGTGGCTTTGCCTTTGTAGAATATGAATctcacagagcagctgccatGGCTCGAAGACGACTAATCCCAGGTAAAACAGTTTGTTACTCAACTGAGTTTTTGTGGGGAGTATCCATTTCATATTGTGGGGGGCCAGGTGGTGGATCATCCCTGTTTTCCATTCTTTAAGGTGTTTTTACAAAACTGAAGTAGTGCTTTTTGGCTAATCACTTCTGGggattttgtactttttttttttaagaagctgAAATTGAAGCAATTCTGACAATGAAAAAACAGACATGAGTTTTATAAACACGAGCTACTGTAATTTACACCAATCTGCTTTTGGGTGGGCACACATCCAGTTTGTATTGACATGTGCTTGGCCCTGCACGCAAATTAAACCTGACCTTAGAAAGTGTAGCGCTTGAATGTGTCCCTTATTTTCTTTGGGTGTCATGAGTGATGTTATTGATGTTTCATATTTTAAGAATATTGGAAAATAgctcttaaatattttactagAAAATAAGAGTTTAGCAAGTAGAAGATGACTTTTCTTTTCACCTTTATGCATTTTGAGGAAGGGAAAGTACAAGAGATTGAATGTACTTAAAAAGGAGGGATTAGATAAAGATACagttaaaaaagggaaattctagaagagaaaggaagagaaagtaaATAGGGaggaaatgaaataatataGTTGAAGAAGGAAAGTCATTGAAACAGCTAATACAGCAATTGCCCTTgacaaaataaattctaaaacTCCCTGTATTTATTGAGTCTAAGATGCAGGCAAGTTTTATGTTAATTGCTGACAGTGGTAGGAAGAATTATATAGTAtgtacattatatatatatctgtgcAAACGTATGATATTCAATATACAATAATAAAACACAATAATGTAAAACATATAattacatatataatatatgcgtgtatatatgtatgcaaAGTAATGGAAGAAATACGTAAAATCAGCTAGTGATATGCAAAATGATGGGTTGACAAAGTGGGTTTGTGGtttgtggtggggttttgtggttttttttttttttattttggtttggggttttttgtttgttttttctttttagtttagGTTCTGGCATCTGCTGTAAGATGGAGTAAGGCTTGTGCTAGTGATAGATATTTAAGATGACTTTTTCCAGGTGTTGATCATATTGTTTAAAGTACTAATATAACTGAAGAGGCTGCATTTGCTAGCTAGTGAAATGCATTGCTTTTGGTCTCTTTATATGTGAATATGTAGGTCACAAAGTGTGTTTTGGCATCTTGTGGCTATTAATGAGCCCAAAGGGTACAGATAGAACACAGCATTTTTGCAGAGCCCCATTATCAATTTCAAGTTGTTTAAGCAGATGAAGGCAACAAACCCCAGTTTCATGTGGTATGCATCATGTTTGCTTTTTGTAGAGGTAGTTGATAAGAATGTTTCTTATTTACATAATGCTTGTTTGCTGCAGGAACGTTCCAGCCCTGGGGTCACACTATTCAAGTAGACTGGGCAGATCCTGAGAAAGTAGTTGATGAGGAAACTATGCAGAGAGTTAAAGTATTGTATGTGAGAAATTTAATGATATCTACTacagaagacaaaattaaaGCTGAATTCAACAAGTTCAAGCCAGGAGTAGTTGAACGTGTGAAGAAGTTGAGAGACTATGCTTTTGTTCACTTTTTCCACCGAGAAGATGCAGTTGCTGCTATGTCTGTAATGAATGGAAAATGCATTGATGGAGCCAGTATTGAGGTCACACTGGCAAAGCCAGTTAACAAGGAAAATTCTTGGAAGCAACACTTTAGTGGTCAGATAAATCCGAGTTCTGAAAATCTGTTAGGGTTTCCTAACAAAGAAGATGGTGCTCAAAAATCCTTGGGGAAACCAGCAAGTCTTTCAGCTCGTCTTAACGGTCAGCACAGTCCAGGCTCCCCTGAAGTTGAAAGAAGTACATACTCCTTTTTTCCAGGAATAAAGCTTACTCCAATTAGCATGTATTCTTTAAAGCTGAATCACTTCAGTTCTGCAGTAATGCATCTGGATTATTTTTGTCACAAAAATAGCTGGGCACCACCAGAGTACTGCTTGTATTCAACTACAAGTCAGGATGGGAAAATACTCTTGGTGTACCGGGTGCTTATTTCTAGTATTGCAGATGATTCTCAGAGTTATTTCATGCCGGAAAAACTCTGTACAACAGTAGAAGATGCAAAGGAATTGGCAGCACAGTTCACACTTTTACATCTAGGTAAGCATTAACACTTTGATTAGTTCTGAAGAACCAAAGCTAGAAAAGTTACTTTGAAGTTGttttttgtgtatatatatcgTGGTGCgtgtgtgtatttttatataaagtATAATCTAGTCTACAGAAGAATTGGTTCTGGGATCAGTTGAGTCCGGACCATCAGGTGAGAGTACTGAAGAAACACTGTGTAAACATCTAAACAGTGCAGTGCCAGGATCCTTTTTGCTTACATTTATCTACCATAATGATGCATAAGGAAAAACTAGATGACATGTAAGTAACTTAAGTAATCTG includes:
- the RBM46 gene encoding probable RNA-binding protein 46, which codes for MPWPRLPGDSAVAEMEEDNKPAANGCGTMRSGAQNGAALLALMEKTGYSMVQQNGQRKFGGPPPGWKGPPPPRGCEVFVGKIPRDMYEDELVPVFERAGKIYELRLMMEFSGENRGYAFVMYTTKEEAQLAIKILNNYEIRPGKFIGVCVSLDNCRLFIGAIPKDKKKEEILNEMKKVTEGVVDVIVYPNATDKTKNRGFAFVEYESHRAAAMARRRLIPGTFQPWGHTIQVDWADPEKVVDEETMQRVKVLYVRNLMISTTEDKIKAEFNKFKPGVVERVKKLRDYAFVHFFHREDAVAAMSVMNGKCIDGASIEVTLAKPVNKENSWKQHFSGQINPSSENLLGFPNKEDGAQKSLGKPASLSARLNGQHSPGSPEVERSTYSFFPGIKLTPISMYSLKLNHFSSAVMHLDYFCHKNSWAPPEYCLYSTTSQDGKILLVYRVLISSIADDSQSYFMPEKLCTTVEDAKELAAQFTLLHLAPEQAYITLLSLNAAWWDSKANCAPYSA